Part of the Tenacibaculum sp. SZ-18 genome, CGATCGATAGATTGTTGCCTCGTATTATCTGTTAAAACACAAAAAACCACAGGAACATCATATTGAAGGTTTAAATCCTTTATTCCTTGAGTAACTCCATCACAAACAAAGTCAAAATGCTTTGTTTCTCCTTGAATAACGTTTCCTACTGCAATAATAGCATCTAGTTTTTCAGTTTCAATCATTTTTTTACATCCGTAAACAAGTTCAAAACTTCCGGGTACGTCCCAAGAAACGATGTTTTCAGTTAATGCACCACAGTCAACGAGTGTGTCAATTACTCCTTGATGTAAATTTTTAGTGATCTCAGGGTTCCATTCGGAAACAACAATCCCAAATCGAAAACCCTTCGCATTTGGGATTGTGTTTTTATCGTAATATGATAAATTCGTTGTAGCCATTTCAAATAGTCATTGCGAATGTCGTGAAGTAATATTTAGGGAAATTACTTCGTCATTCTTCCTCGTAATGTCGAGAATTACAATTGTTTATTGTGCGTATTTTGCACTGTTGATGTACTTATCAATGTTTCTACCAATTTGAGTTGTAGCGTATTTTTCTTTAATGACATTAAATAAACCTTCCGCTTTACTGTACTCTTTTAATTGCATAGCAGTTTGACCTGCTTTGAGTAAAAACATTGGAGAAGTAAAATCGTTTTCTTTTTTGTATCCAGCTTTTTCATAATATTCTAAAGCTTCTTTTGGCTGGTTAATATCTGCAAAAGCATCACCTATAGCTCCTAAAGCTGTTGGTCCTAATAATTCATCTTCAGAATCAAATTGCTCTAAGTACTCAATAGCTTCAGTATATTTCTTCATTTTTAAATAAGAAATCCCTGCGTAATAGTTAGCTAAGTTTCCAGCCTTAGTACTTCCATAAGTTTTTGCGATGTCTAAAAATCCATATTTACCATCACCACCTTCTAAACCTAACATATACAAACTATCAGCTTTCACACCTGCAGCAGTTTCAGCTTTATCAAAGAAAGACCTTGGATAAGCTAACTCATTTGATGCATCTATTTCAGTTGGCTCAGAAATAAACTTAGTGTATCCTAAGTATAAAAGGATTAAAGCAGCTACAGCTATTAAACCAAAAAACAAAGGTTTACTATTTTTTTCAATCCATTCTTCTGATTTATTAGCGGCCTGATCTAGTCCTTCAAATGCTTTAGCCACATCACTTTGCGACTCGTCAAATGTCTCTTCAATAGTATTTTCTACAACCTTTTCTTTCTTCGGTTTATATCCTCTCTTTTTATATGTTGCCATAATTCTTATAAAATTAGTCGGGCAAAAATAGTTTTTTTAATTGGATTTTAAAAGCTGATTTTTCGTTAATTTGCACTTCTTGTTTAGAAACCAGCTTGTACGTGTATTTACAGAAAATATCCTTAGTGAATTTTAAAAATATTGAAAGCCACACTTTTAATTTCAAAAAGAAGATTAATTGTTTTGTAGGAAACAATGGTATTGGTAAAACAAATGTATTAGATGCGATCTATTATTTATCTTTTTCTAAAAGTTATTTTAATCCCGTAGCCAGTCAAAATATTCGTCACGATCAAGATTTTTTTGTTGTCGAAGGGGAGTATTTAGTCAATGAAAGAATCGAAAAAATTATTTGTTCATTAAAAAAGGGACAAAAGAAAGTTCTTAAACGAAATGGTAAAGTTTATGATCGATTTTCCGATCATATTGGTCAATTTCCTTTAGTCATTATTTCTCCAGCAGATCGTGATTTAATTATCGAAGGGAGTGAAACGAGAAGAAAATTTATTGATGGTGTTATTTCTCAACAGGATAAGTTGTATTTGAAAACCTTGATTTCTTATAACAAAGTAGTAAGCCAGAGAAATGCATTATTGAAGTTTTTTGCTGCGAATAGAACATTTGATGAATTAAATTTAAGTGTTTATAATGATCAATTGATTCAATTTGGAACGGAGATTCATGAGAAAAGAAAATCATTTTTAAAAGACTTTGTGCCAATTTTTAATCAAAAATATCAGATTATATCCAATGAAAATGAAATTGTATCGTTACATTACAAGAGTCAACTAAATGATATTTCTTTTGCTCAATTATTGAAAAATAATTTAGAAAAAGATAAAGTCTTGCAATACACTTCTGTTGGTGTTCATAAAGATGATTTGAACTTTGAGATAGGTAGTTTTCCAATAAAAAAATTTGGATCACAAGGTCAACAAAAGTCATATTTAATAGCGTTGAAATTAGCTCAGTTTGAATTTATAAAAGAACAGTCAAAAATTACTCCCATACTGTTATTAGACGATATTTTTGACAAGCTGGATGAAAATCGAGTAGCGCAAATTGTTGATTTGGTGAATAAAGATGAGTTCGGCCAGATATTTATAACAGATACTCACTTTGAGAGAACAGAAGCCGTTGTGAAGTTGAGTAATAAACCTTACGAAATTTTTAATTTAGGTAATTCATAAGTACACGAACTAATGGCAAAGAGAGAAAATGAAAGTTTTTCAATAAAAGATTTAATGGGGGCTTTTATCAAAGAGAACAAACTTGAAAAGGGTTTTCGTAAAATTCATATTGAAGAGGCTTGGGTTAAATTAATGGGGCCTGGCGTTGCTTCGTATACAAGTGAAGTAAAACTTCAGAACGGAACTCTAGTAGTACGTTTAAACTCCTCAGTACTTAGAGAAGAACTTAGTTACGGAAAAGAGAAAATTGTAACAATGATAAATGAGGAAATGGGAGAAGATATTGTTAAGAAATTAATGCTCGTTTAATTAATTTTTGTAAAAATCATCATCAGTAAAAACTTTTCCATTCGAATCAATTACCACGGCATTTAAACGTTTAGATACCTGATACATTTTTAATAGAATTTCTTTTGTAGGATTTTTAGCTCGAATAAATCCGTTATTAAATTCAAATATAAATTTTGAGTCATTGTAAGAATAGCGTATTAACGATATATTAGAATTATCAGAATTTTTATTTTTTGATTCAATGGATTTTAAGCTTGAATCCATTTGAATGTAATTAAACCAATCTTTTTTTGCAATCGCGTTTTCTCCTTCTGGCTTGGTAATAAAAACCTCATAAGTTTTTTGTTGATTAGTATTTTGGGTAAAAATCGTCTGGATGGCAAATAAACTAAAACAAATAAGTACTACAGCATTTCTCATAAGGTTAAATTACATTGAATATTACGGGCGAATTTAAATAAAAAACTCGTTACTGTTACGTAACGAGTTTTTAAAAATATTATTTTTTGAAATGAAATTTAAAACATTTCTCTACCAGCAAAATGGAAATTTCCTTCTATTTCAGCGTTCTCATTAGAATCAGAACCGTGAACAGCGTTTTCTCCGATTGAAGTAGCATAAAGCTTTCTGATTGTACCTTCAGCAGCTTCAGCAGGGTTAGTAGCACCAATTAACGTTCTAAAATCTTCAACAGCATTTTCTTTTTCTAAAATTGCAGCAACAATAGGACCGCCAGTCATAAACTCAACCAATTCTCCAAAAAACGGACGCTCTTTATGAATAGCATAAAAAGTTTCAGCATCACGCTTAGTCATGTGTGTTTTTTTCATTGCTACAATTCTAAACCCAGCAGCATTAATTTTTTCTAAAATAGCACCAGTATGTCCATTTTCTACAGCATCTGGTTTAATCATTGTAAAAGTTCTATTCGTTGCCATTTGTTTTTTAATCTGATTATAATTTCGCGCAAAAATACATTTTTTAATGTTACCGACAAGTTAACTATTGTTTAGAGTGTATAAATGTCTCGTAATTAATTTCTGTTAAAACAAATATGGGCTATGTGATTTTTTATTTGTAATGTATTGTAACAGTGCTTTTGTTGTTTATTTAGAGAATTAACATTTTTTATATTGTTTACTCAAAAGAATATTAAATTGTATATTCGCCCTTTATGATTTTAAAGAACTTTGAAGCGCTAAAAGCGTACCTAGAAACGCCTCGGAATATTGTAATAATAGGGCATAAAAATCCGGATGGAGATGCCGTGGGTTCTACACTTGGTTTAAAACATTATCTTGATTTAAAAGGACATAGAGCACAAGTGTTAATGCCAAATGAATTCCCTGATTTCTTGCATTGGATTCCTGGAGTAGAAACTGTTTACAGATTTGATCGTCAAAATAATCAATGTGTAAAAGCACTTAAAAAGTCTGAAATTATATTCTTGCTTGACTTTAATGCGTTACATCGTGTAGGCGATGATATGAAAAATACTTTAGAAAAGTATGAAAACGATTTTGCATTAATTGATCATCATCAACAACCAGATGAATTTACATATATGTATTCAGATACTGAAATATGTTCAACATGTCAGATGATATACAGTTTTATCGATATGATGGGAGACTTTGATTTAATTGAGAAGAATATCGCTACTTGCTTGTATACTGGAATTATGACAGATACTGGGTCTTTTAGATTTCGATCAACTACAAGTAAAACACACAGAATTATTGCCAATTTAATTGATAGAGGAGCTCAAAATGATAGAATTCATAGTAATGTTTATGATGCGAATTCTTACAGTAGGTTGCAGCTTTTGGGGCAATCTCTAACCAATCTTAAGGTTCTTCCTGAGTTTAAAACGGCATTCATTACTTTATCTCAAGAGGAGAAGAATAAATTTAATTATGAGAAAGGAGATACCGAAGGTGTTGTGAATTATGCTCTTTCAATAAA contains:
- the ribH gene encoding 6,7-dimethyl-8-ribityllumazine synthase, translating into MATTNLSYYDKNTIPNAKGFRFGIVVSEWNPEITKNLHQGVIDTLVDCGALTENIVSWDVPGSFELVYGCKKMIETEKLDAIIAVGNVIQGETKHFDFVCDGVTQGIKDLNLQYDVPVVFCVLTDNTRQQSIDRSGGKLGNKGVECAVAAVKMAAIKNIGRKTNSVGF
- a CDS encoding DUF721 domain-containing protein, producing MAKRENESFSIKDLMGAFIKENKLEKGFRKIHIEEAWVKLMGPGVASYTSEVKLQNGTLVVRLNSSVLREELSYGKEKIVTMINEEMGEDIVKKLMLV
- a CDS encoding nucleoside-diphosphate kinase, giving the protein MATNRTFTMIKPDAVENGHTGAILEKINAAGFRIVAMKKTHMTKRDAETFYAIHKERPFFGELVEFMTGGPIVAAILEKENAVEDFRTLIGATNPAEAAEGTIRKLYATSIGENAVHGSDSNENAEIEGNFHFAGREMF
- a CDS encoding tetratricopeptide repeat protein, coding for MATYKKRGYKPKKEKVVENTIEETFDESQSDVAKAFEGLDQAANKSEEWIEKNSKPLFFGLIAVAALILLYLGYTKFISEPTEIDASNELAYPRSFFDKAETAAGVKADSLYMLGLEGGDGKYGFLDIAKTYGSTKAGNLANYYAGISYLKMKKYTEAIEYLEQFDSEDELLGPTALGAIGDAFADINQPKEALEYYEKAGYKKENDFTSPMFLLKAGQTAMQLKEYSKAEGLFNVIKEKYATTQIGRNIDKYINSAKYAQ
- a CDS encoding DHH family phosphoesterase, with product MILKNFEALKAYLETPRNIVIIGHKNPDGDAVGSTLGLKHYLDLKGHRAQVLMPNEFPDFLHWIPGVETVYRFDRQNNQCVKALKKSEIIFLLDFNALHRVGDDMKNTLEKYENDFALIDHHQQPDEFTYMYSDTEICSTCQMIYSFIDMMGDFDLIEKNIATCLYTGIMTDTGSFRFRSTTSKTHRIIANLIDRGAQNDRIHSNVYDANSYSRLQLLGQSLTNLKVLPEFKTAFITLSQEEKNKFNYEKGDTEGVVNYALSIKGIVFAVIFIEDIEQGIIKISFRSKGSFSVNKFARSHFNGGGHDNAAGGRSTISMEDTVENFKSLLPHYKEELLVSYEE
- the recF gene encoding DNA replication/repair protein RecF (All proteins in this family for which functions are known are DNA-binding proteins that assist the filamentation of RecA onto DNA for the initiation of recombination or recombinational repair.), with translation MYLQKISLVNFKNIESHTFNFKKKINCFVGNNGIGKTNVLDAIYYLSFSKSYFNPVASQNIRHDQDFFVVEGEYLVNERIEKIICSLKKGQKKVLKRNGKVYDRFSDHIGQFPLVIISPADRDLIIEGSETRRKFIDGVISQQDKLYLKTLISYNKVVSQRNALLKFFAANRTFDELNLSVYNDQLIQFGTEIHEKRKSFLKDFVPIFNQKYQIISNENEIVSLHYKSQLNDISFAQLLKNNLEKDKVLQYTSVGVHKDDLNFEIGSFPIKKFGSQGQQKSYLIALKLAQFEFIKEQSKITPILLLDDIFDKLDENRVAQIVDLVNKDEFGQIFITDTHFERTEAVVKLSNKPYEIFNLGNS